One segment of Theobroma cacao cultivar B97-61/B2 chromosome 9, Criollo_cocoa_genome_V2, whole genome shotgun sequence DNA contains the following:
- the LOC18588262 gene encoding proteasome subunit alpha type-6, producing MSRGSGGGYDRHITIFSPEGRLFQVEYAFKAVKAAGITSIGVRGKDSVCVVTQKKVPDKLLDQTSVTHLFPITKFLGLLATGMTADARTLVQQARNEAAEFRFRYGYELPVDVLAKWIADKSQVYTQHAYMRPLGVVAMVLGIDEEKGPQLYKCDPAGHFYGHKATSAGSKEQEAINFLEKKMKNDPAFTYEETVQTAISALQSVLQEDFKATEIEVGVVKADNPVFRALSTAEIDEHLTAISERD from the exons atgagCAGAGGAAGTGGAGGCGGCTACGATCGCCACATCACCATCTTCTCTCCCGAAGGTCGTCTCTTCCAAGTCG AGTATGCGTTTAAGGCAGTGAAAGCAGCTGGGATTACATCGATTGGTGTTCGAGGAAAAGACTCCGTCTGCGTTGTTACACAGAAGAAAGTTCCC GACAAGCTTTTGGATCAGACTAGTGTCACTCACCTTTTTCCTATTACCAAGTTCCTTGGATTGTTGGCTACTGGCATGACAG CTGATGCAAGGACCTTGGTCCAGCAAGCAAGGAATGAAGCAGCCGAGTTTCGGTTCAGATATGGATATGAGTTGCCTGTGGATGTTTTGGCCAAATG GATTGCAGACAAATCACAGGTTTATACTCAACATGCATATATGAGACCTCTTGGAGTTG TTGCTATGGTTTTGGGTATTGATGAAGAGAAGGGACCCCAACTCTACAAGTGTGATCCAGCTGGCCATTTTTACGGTCACAAG GCAACCAGTGCTGGATCTAAAGAACAAGAGGCAATTAACTTCTTGgaaaagaagatgaagaatgACCCTGCTTTTACTTATGAGGAAACAGTGCAG ACTGCTATTTCTGCTCTGCAATCTGTTCTTCAAGAGGATTTCAAGGCCACTGAGATAGAG GTGGGAGTGGTGAAAGCTGATAATCCAGTTTTCAGAGCGTTGTCAACTGCAGAAATAGATGAACATTTGACAGCTATTAGTGAGCGTGACTAG
- the LOC18588263 gene encoding protein STRICTOSIDINE SYNTHASE-LIKE 4, which yields MALRILLQICWACCLGLLIATALQIIFFSPISPDLLELPPASSSSVSPPNNQLQRVTKLGEGLLKGPEDVVVGEHGVLYTATRDGWIRRLHSNGSWENWKRLHSETLLGITAAKGGGLIVCDCDKGLLKITEDGITVLASHFAGSQIRFADDVIEASDGSLYFSVGSTKFNLNDWYLDVLEAKPHGQLLKYDPSTGETSMVLDGLCFANGVALSKDEDYLVVCETWRFRCLKYWLKGETKGQTEIFIDNLPAGPDNINLAPDGSFWIALIRMNSEGMEFVHTSKALKHVIANFPRLTKLVNGASKRATVINVDADGNINKRFDDPNGLVISFVTSAVEFEDHLYLGSLSADFIGKLPLK from the exons ATGGCTCTCAGGATTCTCCTGCAAATTTGCTGGGCGTGTTGCTTGGGTTTGCTGATAGCCACGGCACTTCAAATCATCTTCTTCTCACCGATATCTCCAGACTTACTTGAACTGCCACCggcatcttcttcttctgtttCTCCACCGAACAACCAGTTGCAG aGGGTGACTAAACTTGGAGAAGGATTGTTGAAAGGCCCGGAGGACGTTGTTGTGGGTGAACATGGTGTGTTGTACACAGCAACAAGAGACGGCTGGATCAGAAGATTGCATAGCAATGGCTCCTGGGAGAACTGGAAGAGACTGCATAGCGAAACTTTGCTTGGAATCACAGCAGCAAAAGGAGGTGGCCTTATTGTCTGTGATTGCGACAAG GGCTTGCTTAAGATTACAGAAGACGGTATAACAGTTCTTGCATCACACTTCGCTGGATCCCAAATCAG GTTTGCAGATGATGTGATTGAAGCATCAGATGGCAGTTTGTATTTCAGTGTAGGAAGCACCAAATTTAATCTCAACGACTGGTATCTTGACGTGCTGGAGGCAAAACCTCATGGGCAGCTGCTAAAGTATGACCCATCAACGGGGGAGACGTCGATGGTGCTAGATGGTTTGTGCTTTGCCAACGGTGTCGCACTCTCAAAAGATGAAGATTATCTCGTGGTGTGTGAAACGTGGAG ATTCAGGTGCCTGAAATACTGGTTGAAGGGTGAGACAAAAGGACAAACAGAGATTTTCATTGACAACCTTCCCGCTGGACCTGATAACATTAACCTGGCCCCGGATGGTTCTTTCTGGATCGCCTTAATCCGG ATGAATTCTGAGGGAATGGAGTTCGTGCACACCTCCAAGGCTTTGAAACATGTTATAGCAAATTTTCCGAGACTGACCAAGCTAGTAAATGGGGCAAGCAAAAGGGCAACAGTCATCAATGTGGATGCTGATGGCAACATAAACAAGAGGTTTGATGATCCCAATGGATTAGTTATATCCTTTGTGACATCGGCTGTGGAGTTTGAAGACCATCTATACTTGGGTAGTCTCAGCGCCGACTTCATCGGAAAATTGCCACTGAAATGA